The Desulfonatronospira thiodismutans ASO3-1 DNA segment CAGGACATTTTGTCCAGCCTGAGTCCTCAGGGCCGAAGACGCCTGGACAGGGTCAGGGAAATCCTCTTGAAATTTCTACAGCAAAGGCAGCGCAGCGGACTGCGCAGTCAGGTGGAGTCCTGCTGGAAGGCCCTGGGGGGACCGGACTGCCTGCACTCTCAAAGCCAGCGCCGGGACGCGGATGTTTTTTTCAGACTGCTGCAACAGCGTCTGGAACACTCTCCCCACAGGGTAGTAGACGAACTGGAAAACGCCGTTGCCGGGCTTTATGCAGGACCGGACACCTCCGCCGGCCAGGATCTGCAGGTCATGACCATCCACAAGGCCAAGGGACTGGAGTTTGACACCGTTATTATCCCCGGCCTGGGCCGGGCCCCGGGATCTGACGAAAACCCTCTCCTGGTCTGGATGGAGCGTACTTCGCCCCGGGGACACACCGACCTGCTCATGGCCCCCAAAACCGCCACCGGTGAGGATAAAGATCCGGTCTATGCCTATATCCAGCGCCTCATGGCCCGCAAGACCAGCCACGAGGACGGCAGGCTTTTGTACGTGGCCTGCACCAGGGCCAGAAAAAGGCTGCACCTCCTGGGTCATACCGGACTGACGGAAAAAGGACTGCCGTCAAAGCCGGCCGGAGGCTCTCTTCTGGAGTCTTTGTGGCCGGCGGTAAAGGACGAATTTGAACGGGCTGCGGCCACCCCCCGGGATGATGCAGATACCCGGGAAGAACACGGAGCTTCAGCAGGGCAGACACTTTACCGCCTGCATCAGGACTGGCAGCCTCCCCGGCTCCCTGCAGGAATCACCACCCCTTCAGACAGCCGGCCGGATCCCGGACAGGAAAGCATAGTCTTTGACTGGGCCGGGGAGACCATCCGCCTGGCCGGCACATGCGTGCACCGCTGGATGCTGACTATGGCCGAGGAGGGAATTCACAAGTGGAGCGTAAAGAAAATCCGGGGGCTCAAGTCTGTCTTTGCCCGCCAGCTAATGGACCTGGGCATGCTGGAAAAGAGTCTCGAAGAAGGGGTGGACCTGGTGCAGCAGGCCCTGGAGAACACCCTGAACCATGATACAGGGCGCTGGATTCTGGGGCCAAGGCAGAGGGCGCGCAATGAATACGCCTTGAGCGGCCTGGACAACGGCCAGGCTGTTGCCGTATCCATGGACCGCACCTTTGTGGATGATGCCGGCCTGCGCTGGATCATAGACTACAAGATCAGCCGGCATTCAGGAAAAGATGTGCAGCGTTTCCTGGACCAGGAGCAGGCCCGCTACCAGGAGCGCATGCAGACCTATGCCCGGCTCATGCAGGCCGCAGAACCAGGGCCTGTAGAGCTCGGCCTTTATTTTCCCCTGCTCATGCAGTGGAGGCACTGGCCTGCAGGGGATTATTCCAAGTTGCAATCAAGATGATTTTTCCAGACAGTTATGAATATCACTATATTCGGAAAACCAGAAAAAAATTTTACCATAGAGGAAACAGAGGTACACAGATTTAGCAGTGTCATCTTATGCCTTTTTCTCTGTGAATCTCTGTCATCTCTGTGGTGTCAAACATTTGATGACAACGGGCACAAAGATCATCTTGAATGCAAATCGGAATTAGACTTACTCCTGAAACCTTGCTTGTCACGCCTCTGGCGTGATAAATCTTCTTCCAATACACTGAGGTCACAAAAAACAAGAAAATTCTCACGCAAAGACGCCAAGTACGCAAAGTTAAAGACGCGAAGCAGGTGTATTGTCCAAAATCGGGCCACGGTTTTGGACAAGGCTGCCTTCCTTAGCGATCTTTGCTTGCCCGGTTAAATGCGTAAGCACCTCGAAGAGGATTTAACTGGGCGCCTTTGCGTGAAAAAAATGGGTTGCGGGCATGGCCCGCGTTAAATGCAAATGTTAAAAGTCAAAAAAACATCTTCGGATGGGAAAGCTTTAAAACCCTGGCAGCCTGAACTTCATGGTCACCTCTCCGGTTTCCCTGTCCACCTTGAGCATGGGTTTGTCCTCTTCAGTCTTGTTCAGCTTCTGTCCAGTGGCCATTTCCAGAAGCCCGCTCATAAATTCCAGTCCCTGATTGAGCACAGCCTCCATCTTTTCCGGACTTTTATCAGGGACGCCAGGCTCACTTCCGGTGTCATGCCGGGACTGGCCTGCATCGTTTGCGGCCTGACTTTCCTCAGCCATTGCCGTCTGCTCACCCCCGGGCCTGTCTTCGGGTTCAGACGCGCCCTGGACCTGCGTCCCTGGAAAATCTTCCTGCTGTGATTCAGCCAGGGCCTGGGGATTTAAAAAATGCGGCGTATCCTCGGGGATATCCTCGGAGACCCTGGACTCTTTACCCCCAAGGTCTTCCTCCATTTCCTGGCCCATCATGGCCCGGAGCTCATTTAGCATCTGGTTGCGCTTTTCCCTGGAAAACTCCACCATATCCACGCCGCCGTCAAACACGCCGCTGAAAAGCTCGGTCTTTAGATGAATTCCGGCCAGTATCTTTTCCTCAATGCTGTTTTTGCTCACCAGGTTGATGACATTTATGCTGGTGCTGGTCTGTCCTATGCGGTTCACCCGCCCGATACGCTGGTTCAGCCGGGCCGGGTTCCAGGGCAGCTCGAAGTTCAGCACGCAGTCCGCTGCCTGCAGGTTCAGCCCGGTCCCCCCGGAATCCGTGGACAGAAAAACTTTGCACTCCGGGTTATTGGTGAACTCGTCAATCAGGGCTTGGCGTTTGTGCACCGGAATCTTGCCGCTTAACTCCACAAAGTTGATGCCCATTCTGGATAGCTGTTTGGCTATGAGGTAGGTCATGGTGGTCCACTCGCTGAAAATGACCATCTTACGCCCGCTTTGGACCACGATTTCATCCAGGATGCCCTCAAGTTCCTTTAGCTTGGGCGAGATCCTGGTGTTGCGGTCCACCAGGTAGGTGGAATCACACACCCGGCGCATCTGCAGAAGCAGTTCCTGTATGCGGCGAACGTCCATGGGGGTCAAAAACTTCTTGTTTAAAAGGGGCAGCAGGTACTGCTTGTACCCGTCGTGCATCTTGGCCTGAACTTCGGACAGATCTAAGTAATAGGTATTGGTGACCTGGTCCGGCAGATCCTTGAGTACATCTTCCTTGCGCCTGCGGATTACCAGAGGCTTTAACTTTTCATGCAGAAGATCCAGGTTTCGATACCCCAGGATCTTGTCCTTTTTCTCGCGGCTGAGCATAAAGTGATCCGCTGCAAACTTCCATAGCGGGGCCAGCATGTGCGGCTCCAGAAACTGCACAATGGAGTAAACATCCTCCAGCTTGTTCTCCAGGGGAGTGCCCGTAAGAACCAGTGCATGTTTGCGGGGCAGGCTCTTGACCACATCTGCGGTCTTGGTGGCGAAATTCTTGATCCTCTGGGCCTCGTCCAGGATGACCAGGTCAGGCTTGAAGCGGCGCAGGGTACTCACATCTCGCAGCACAGCCTCATAGTTGGTTATCTTGAACAGGCTTTCATCCTGAAAATAGGTCTGCTGGCGCATTCCGGCCGATCCGGCCACCACCACGGCCTGCTCCCGGGTAAATTTTTCAATCTCCCGCTTCCACTGCTCCTTGAGAGAGGCCAGGGTGATTACCAGGACCCGGTTGAAGCCGAACACCTCTTTTTTTAAAATACCCAGGGCAATAGCCTGCAGGGTCTTTCCCAGACCCATCTCATCACCGATCAGTGCGGCCTTTCGATACAGCCCGAAACGCACCCCCTCTATCTGGTAGGGATAAAGGGCCGTACTTATGCCCTCAAGAGAGGGAAGCTCTTCCCGGGAAAGCTCATCTACTTCCTGCTTCAAAAGATACTCATCCACCCGGTTGTGCACTTCCTACCGGATGCGCACCTGCTTGCGCTCCCGCACCGCATCCATAAAATCCAGCATGCGTCCCAGGTTTTCAAACCTGAAAATGCCTTCCTGGTCAAAATATTTCTCCAGTACCGGGGCAATCTCCTGAATCTCGCCTGGAGGGCGTTCACAGAAAAGCCTGGGCAGGCCCTGGGCAGAGTCCCAGTATACATCCACAAAGGGAAAGAGTTCCTCCCGGCCCTGCTCCAGATCCTTTTTTCTAAGGAGCTGTTCCTTAAGGGCCAGAAGGTGCTTGCAGGTGCCCAGCTGATTGGTATTGAAATCCGGGCAGGAACAATGTCCCAGCCCGTTAGCCGGGTCATGCAGGGTTACCCTGTACTGCCTGCCCTGCTCTGTTTCCAGGAGATGATCCCCCTTGATCATGTCCCCGCGGATCAGTTTGAACTCTTCTTTTCTGGCCCGGTTGCGGCGGTCCTCCATGGCTTTTTCCCGGATTTCTTCAGGAGTAAGATAGTCCGAAAGCTTTTCCGGCTCCTGGGTACTGGACTTGTCCTGCCAATCCTGGACCCGGTCCAGCACATCCAGGGCCACTGCCACCACGTGCTTGCACCCCGGGCCGGGATACGGGCAGTCGCAGGAACAGTCCAGGCCATTATCCCCCACAACCACTACAGTGGAATAGTCCCCGTAGTTGCCGTCCACCTGGTACTCATACCTGCCCTCTTCCGGGAGGGCCTCCATGCACATGTAGGCCCCGTCCTCGTATAAAGTGCGCCCCCGCTGAAAAATCACACTGCTGTCAGCCACCTGGTCGCGAATTGTCAGCTCATCAAAATCAAGCATATTCAGGCTCCTGTCTTGAAATTATCATAAGTCATCGCCGGGAAGTTTCTTTGAAATCCATGCCTTCTGTCAAGTTAAACAGGGCCTGTCACGCCCGGTCCAGATACGCCTGCCAAAATTTTTTTTTGCAGGCGCATCTTCATAGCGCTTTCCGGAGTAAGCCATCTGGAACCGGGCTTGATAATCAAAGGCAGATAAAATCCCCTTGTCAAAATCAAGCGTAAGCATTCAGGGGGTCCTCGGTGGTGACTAATGGCACAAGGCCAGGGGACTGTCCCCCGCTAAGTAATGATTATGCAGCGTCACAAAATTTTGCGTCTGTACTTTGTGAATTTGTGCAGGACAAGTGTCGCGGGGACTGTCCCTTTGGCCGGTACCTGCCCCCCTGAATGGTTACAATCAAGCTGTAAAAAATATGCCATTTTTTCCAAGGGGCTGTCTTTGTATCGGAATTGCATCAGGCCTGCGCCGTATGCAAGCAGGAACCGGTACACGCCCAGCCTCTCCCACTGAACAAGGTACACCAGTTCATGAAAATATAGACTCTCGGTCTGACGGGAGTGGCCTATAGTGTTCTTTAAATAATTACTTTTTCATCCGCTCGTTAAGCCATCTTTTCAATGAACTGGGACTCTCTGCGGATCTATGTCCGGCTATAATACCAGAAACCGTCAAGTCTTCGTCCAGCTCAGGCCAATGAATGTATTCACCGTCTCCAATGATTTGATAATTGTTTCTTTCTTCCGGGGTCCCATACCACAAGCGTGGATACCACATTAAGGGAACTATGGTTGTGCGGCCGTCAGTAAGATCGATTTGTAGCGAAGCATCACTGACAAAAATATTTTGAGCCCGTGCTCCCTGTTTTTCAACGGCTAAAGAACTCATTCCATTTCTCCATGAAAAATTGTTGATTTCGTTGACCAGCTTTGCAATGGCATTTAATTCATTGCGTCCAAACCCGCCTATGTTCTGCAGCACAACCGGATCAAGCCAGAGTTTGGCAACCATTTTTTCCCGTTGAACATGTATATGTGGAGGCTCTGCCTGATCAAGGGCCACAAAGAAAAAACGGTATGGACCGCGCCTTAACACTGTGGGCATGCTTTATTCCTTTCCATTTCAATCTGCATCCTCCATCCCCTCCGAAATTGTCGGGTGTAATCTGCATTGGGGAAACCCTGTCTGCAGCCAAGGCATCAACTGGAACTTGTTTGCACATTTTTATTTGTTGTCTTACGTGCCGCCAAAAGTCAATGATGGGTTTAAGCGGGTTAGCGGGGGGAACATTTCCATGCGCTCCGCTGCACATTCAGCGCTTGACCTAAAGTGTGCAATAATCAACAGCAATCCTTCCGACCAGTACGGATGGCGATTTACTTTATTGGCTGGGTCCGACCCGATCTGATCACCGAACAAACAGTGGACAAATGCAGTGCCAACTTATTCATAGTGGGACCACATGCGAATGATCTTGACCACTTTTTCATCATCTAAAATCTGATACACTAAGCGATGTTGTATATTTATACGACGCGAACAGGCTCCAGTTAAGTCGCCTGCAAGCTTTTCACAGGGAGGAGGTGACTGATAGGGGTTTTTACGCAAAATTTCCAGCAATATCTGGGCATTTGACTGCAATTTCGCAGCTGATAATTTTTTTGCGTCTCTTTGAGCCTGCTTGGCAAAAACGACTCTCCACATTACCACTCAATTTCCTCAGAGCATTCTTCAATCGGAGTGGCCAGGCCTTTACGAATTGATTCGCGCATCCCAGGGATATTCAGCAGGTACAGAGTTTCCTGGATGGAACGCCAGTCATCTTCCGAGACCAGGACGGCGCTGCCCCGTTTACCTGTTATCACAATCGGCTCGTGGGATGTCTTTGCCTCGTCAATCAGGCGATAAAGTTTGGATCTTGCTTCAGTTGCCGTTAATGTGGGCATATTTGACCTCGACAAACAATGTTTAATTTTTAATTTAGTACGACTTAACGTACGCTTTGTCAAGTGAACAAATTTTAGCATAACGCCAGGCTTCAGCCGCCGGGGAGCAGCAGCAAAGCGAAGCGGGGCCGCTGTTTCCCGGTCGGTGATGCTGTGGTTGTGTGTGGTGCCGGTACTATCGGCTATTGACTTAGCTTTGAGCTGGCAATTCGATTCAGGCTGATACCGGATTCGGCCGCCTGAATAGCTAACTTTCTGTGGACATGAGGCGGAATCCTCACCATAAACTTTCCGCTATAACGCTTGCATGCTATCGGTTCAGGAATAGTTTCTTTGTTTTCACCCATATCAGATATAACCTCTGCCACCGTCTTCCGGATACCCTTTAAAGCTTTCTCAGGCGTATCCGCCAACCAGCTCAAGCCTGGAAATTCAGCACATAGTCCAACATATTCATTATCCTCTTCAGACCATGTAACCCTGTATGTATATTTATCATTTTTTTGTGCCATGATTGCCCTCCAGTTTTTCAATAGCCAAAAGAACCTGTTTAACCTGATATGTTTTGGCCTTTCCTTTCGAATTTTGAATATTTACTCGTGGATCACCCTCCCATGGAGTTTTGTAAATTCGATGGCTGCTTTTTTTCTGTCGGGGTTCGCCAAAAAAATGGTCACAAATCTTGCATAAATCAGAATAGCGAACATCCTTGGGGTTCCACCGAATCTTTTCAAGCATGTCATCGATTTTTGTCATATTAAGATAGCATCAATAATGATATCAATGTCAATAGGTAGAAGCATTTTTATGACACATAACGCCGCTAACCCCATGTGTAAGGATAGTTGTCGCCCTGGAGAATAGAACTTTAGAACCACTTTTTCCATATCAAAATGGCGGTTCTAAGACTCAAAATCAAGCAAAAAAAGAACTCTTATCAAATATTTTCAATATATTGGCTTGGTCCGACCCGAACAGCCGAACAAAGAAATTTGAATGATTTTCAAAATATGAAGGCAGGCGCAGTTACGACTTTAGGATATCTTTGATCTGCTGCAGTTCATCCCTGATGTTTGCAAGGATGCCTGCCATGCGGGCTTCTTCTTCCAGGCGCATTTTTGCTCCCTCGATGGTCAGCTTGTCCTGGTAAAGAAGTTTTTTGATACGGGCAAGGAGCTGAATATGCTCAGATGTGTAAAGGCGCTGGCCCTTGGGGGTGCGCATGGGGCGCAGCTGGGGGAACTCGCTTTCCCAGAAGCGCAGCACGTAGGGTTCAAGCTCAAGAAGCTCTGCGGCCTGGCCTATTTTCAGATATTCTTTTTCCTCTGACATGGGATAAAGATTAACCAGGCCGGCACAAAAATCAAGGAAATCCCACCGGCAACTTTTTAAGAAGCAGATCAGCCAGCTTCTGCTGCTCTTTGTCCACTTCGCTGTCCTTGAGGGTCCTTTCAGGATGGCGGTAAGTCAGGCGCAGGGTAAGCTTCTTTTCCTGCTGTTCCGGTGGCAGATAAACATCCACCAGGGAGAGATCTTCCAGTATGTCCAGCCCGGCGTTTTCCACAACCTGGCGCAGCTGGTCATAGCCAAGTTCCATAGGGGTAACTACGGTCATGTCCCTCTTGACCACGGGGAACCTGGGCAACGGCTGAAACTGCGGCCTGGAAAGGCTGCCGAGGCTTTGCAGTAAATCCAGGTCCAGGTCGCAGTACCAGATATCTTTTCTGGCCTTGTACGCCCTGGCTTTTTCCTGGCGCACCCGGCCTAGCATCCCCAGGCTTTCTTCCCGGCATATGCACTCCACCGCCGGATCCAGGTAAGGATGCTCCTTGTGCAGGACAAAACGTCCCTCATGGCCGACAAAAACTCCCAAAAGATTTTCCACAAGCCCCTTGAGGTCATAAAAATCCGCGTCATCTTCAGGATGCGGCCAGTGCCCCCTGTGCCTGCGCCCGTAAAGAAGAAGGGCCAGGCGGTTGTTTTCCCGCACCCCGGTCTCTGAAGACTCGTCCTGTTCAAAGCTTCTGGCGACTTCAAAGAGCTTGAGCCTGGTATTGCCCTGGCCCAGGTTGTGCTTCAGGGTCTGCAAAAGCCCCGGCAGAAGATGGGTACGCATCACGTCCTGCTC contains these protein-coding regions:
- a CDS encoding type II toxin-antitoxin system HicB family antitoxin, which gives rise to MAQKNDKYTYRVTWSEEDNEYVGLCAEFPGLSWLADTPEKALKGIRKTVAEVISDMGENKETIPEPIACKRYSGKFMVRIPPHVHRKLAIQAAESGISLNRIASSKLSQ
- a CDS encoding DUF2442 domain-containing protein; the encoded protein is MPTVLRRGPYRFFFVALDQAEPPHIHVQREKMVAKLWLDPVVLQNIGGFGRNELNAIAKLVNEINNFSWRNGMSSLAVEKQGARAQNIFVSDASLQIDLTDGRTTIVPLMWYPRLWYGTPEERNNYQIIGDGEYIHWPELDEDLTVSGIIAGHRSAESPSSLKRWLNERMKK
- a CDS encoding SWIM zinc finger family protein — translated: MLDFDELTIRDQVADSSVIFQRGRTLYEDGAYMCMEALPEEGRYEYQVDGNYGDYSTVVVVGDNGLDCSCDCPYPGPGCKHVVAVALDVLDRVQDWQDKSSTQEPEKLSDYLTPEEIREKAMEDRRNRARKEEFKLIRGDMIKGDHLLETEQGRQYRVTLHDPANGLGHCSCPDFNTNQLGTCKHLLALKEQLLRKKDLEQGREELFPFVDVYWDSAQGLPRLFCERPPGEIQEIAPVLEKYFDQEGIFRFENLGRMLDFMDAVRERKQVRIR
- a CDS encoding type II toxin-antitoxin system Phd/YefM family antitoxin — translated: MPTLTATEARSKLYRLIDEAKTSHEPIVITGKRGSAVLVSEDDWRSIQETLYLLNIPGMRESIRKGLATPIEECSEEIEW
- a CDS encoding MerR family transcriptional regulator — its product is MSEEKEYLKIGQAAELLELEPYVLRFWESEFPQLRPMRTPKGQRLYTSEHIQLLARIKKLLYQDKLTIEGAKMRLEEEARMAGILANIRDELQQIKDILKS
- a CDS encoding Txe/YoeB family addiction module toxin, whose amino-acid sequence is MWRVVFAKQAQRDAKKLSAAKLQSNAQILLEILRKNPYQSPPPCEKLAGDLTGACSRRINIQHRLVYQILDDEKVVKIIRMWSHYE
- a CDS encoding toxin HicA is translated as MTKIDDMLEKIRWNPKDVRYSDLCKICDHFFGEPRQKKSSHRIYKTPWEGDPRVNIQNSKGKAKTYQVKQVLLAIEKLEGNHGTKK
- a CDS encoding DEAD/DEAH box helicase encodes the protein MDEYLLKQEVDELSREELPSLEGISTALYPYQIEGVRFGLYRKAALIGDEMGLGKTLQAIALGILKKEVFGFNRVLVITLASLKEQWKREIEKFTREQAVVVAGSAGMRQQTYFQDESLFKITNYEAVLRDVSTLRRFKPDLVILDEAQRIKNFATKTADVVKSLPRKHALVLTGTPLENKLEDVYSIVQFLEPHMLAPLWKFAADHFMLSREKKDKILGYRNLDLLHEKLKPLVIRRRKEDVLKDLPDQVTNTYYLDLSEVQAKMHDGYKQYLLPLLNKKFLTPMDVRRIQELLLQMRRVCDSTYLVDRNTRISPKLKELEGILDEIVVQSGRKMVIFSEWTTMTYLIAKQLSRMGINFVELSGKIPVHKRQALIDEFTNNPECKVFLSTDSGGTGLNLQAADCVLNFELPWNPARLNQRIGRVNRIGQTSTSINVINLVSKNSIEEKILAGIHLKTELFSGVFDGGVDMVEFSREKRNQMLNELRAMMGQEMEEDLGGKESRVSEDIPEDTPHFLNPQALAESQQEDFPGTQVQGASEPEDRPGGEQTAMAEESQAANDAGQSRHDTGSEPGVPDKSPEKMEAVLNQGLEFMSGLLEMATGQKLNKTEEDKPMLKVDRETGEVTMKFRLPGF